A genomic segment from Pseudobdellovibrionaceae bacterium encodes:
- a CDS encoding ferrous iron transport protein A yields MLTLWDLKPLHTAHIREVKSHAETQRLFTLGLMPQAQITCLQNTAFKGPKVYQVSDQVLSLSQEIAELILIEPTEDEDGPQS; encoded by the coding sequence TTGCTCACGCTCTGGGATCTTAAACCCCTACACACGGCTCACATCCGTGAAGTGAAAAGTCATGCAGAAACGCAACGGCTCTTCACTCTAGGGCTGATGCCTCAAGCGCAGATCACATGTTTACAAAACACAGCCTTTAAGGGCCCCAAAGTGTATCAAGTGTCAGACCAAGTCTTATCACTTAGCCAAGAGATCGCAGAACTGATTTTGATTGAACCCACAGAGGATGAAGATGGGCCACAGTCTTAA